One Halobacillus sp. Marseille-Q1614 genomic window, TATTGTGATCGTTTATAAATAGTTTACTGAACCGATCACCTGCTCGCTTCATGAATGATAAGTAGAACTTGTATGGTAAGAATGTCCTCCTTAATCATTTTTCTTGCATGAACTAACTTATTAAAAATCAAGCCGATGCTATAAATAGGAGGAGGTTTTATCATGAAATTGAAATTCATACTGACTACGGCGGTCGCAGTAGTGGCTTCAGTTCTTGTGATTTTATCTCTATATGAGGAAATAACAACTGCGATCACGGACGATTGCTCGGGAGACCATTTTTGCTCTTTTTACGAGCTGAGAGAAGTATATGAGGAAGGAGAAGATTGGGAGATTGAGAAAAGCAGCGCCGGTGATGAACGCTGGCTCGTGAGTGCGATCCATGGCGGCGGGATTGAAGAAGCGACCTCTACACTAGCCGAGGCAATTTCCGGGTCCTCTTATCCCTTTTACTCATTTAAAGGAAGGCTAAAGTCGAATAATTACAGCAATTTACACATCACATCCACCCGTTTCGATGAACCGGAGGCTCTAGAGATGGTTGCTAATGCTGAATATCATATTTCCATTCACGGGGCAGCCGGAGATGATCCCAAAACAATGATTGGTGGGCTAGACAAAGAGCTAAAGGGAATCGTGAGTCGGCATTTAGAGGAAAATGGGTTTGAAGTAGCTGTAACTCCTGAGCACCTTAACGGCGATCACCCTGACAATTTCACAAACAAAACAAAAACAGAACGAGGCGTGCAGCTGGAGATT contains:
- a CDS encoding poly-gamma-glutamate hydrolase family protein; this encodes MKLKFILTTAVAVVASVLVILSLYEEITTAITDDCSGDHFCSFYELREVYEEGEDWEIEKSSAGDERWLVSAIHGGGIEEATSTLAEAISGSSYPFYSFKGRLKSNNYSNLHITSTRFDEPEALEMVANAEYHISIHGAAGDDPKTMIGGLDKELKGIVSRHLEENGFEVAVTPEHLNGDHPDNFTNKTKTERGVQLEI